A stretch of the Lolium perenne isolate Kyuss_39 chromosome 3, Kyuss_2.0, whole genome shotgun sequence genome encodes the following:
- the LOC127327091 gene encoding uncharacterized protein, translating into MAAATAADTTDASTAGLALAEANINWERLDKTKFHVIGAVLFTAQQGVLHPTAVVKTRMQVAQGGLSQMSGFAVFRKILRSDGVPGVFRGFGTTAVGALPGRVLALTSLEMSKEMAFKYSEHFDMSEASRIAVANGVAGLVSSIFSSAYFVPLDVICQRLMVQGLPGMQTYRGPFDVINKVARTEGIRGLYRGFGITMLTQSPASALWWSSYGGAQHAIWRSLGYGNDTQKKPSQTKLVVVQATAGTFAGACSSIITTPIDTIKTRLQVMDNYGSGRPSVVKTTRLLLREDGWRGLYRGFGPRFLNMSLWGTSMIVTYELIKRLSVKPEQ; encoded by the exons atggcggcggcgacggcggcggacaCCACGGATGCGTCCACGGCCGGGCTCGCGCTCGCCGAGGCGAACATCAACTGGGAGAG GTTGGACAAGACGAAGTTTCATGTCATCGGAGCAGTCCTGTTCACAGCGCAGCAAGGTGTTCTGCACCCAACAGCTGTTGTGAAGACTAGGATGCAGgttgcccaaggagggctttcGCAGATGTCTGGTTTTGCCGTTTTTAGAAAGATATTGAGGAGTGATGGCGTTCCTGGTGTTTTCAGAGGTTTTGGCACCACTGCAGTTGGAGCTCTACCTGGACGAGTCTTGGCTCTGACTTCGCTAGAGATGTCCAAGGAAATGGCATTTAAATATTCTGAGCATTTTGATATGTCCGAGGCATCAAGGATTGCTGTTGCTAATGGTGTAGCAGGCCTGGTGTCAAGTATATTTTCGAGTGCATATTTTGTACCTCTCGATGTG ATTTGCCAGAGGCTCATGGTTCAAGGATTGCCAGGGATGCAAACATATAGAGGTCCATTTGATGTGATAAATAAGGTTGCCAGGACCGAAGGTATCCGGGGACTTTACCGAGGTTTTGGAATTACCATGTTAACTCAATCACCAGCTTCCGCCCTTTGGTGGAGTTCATACGGTGGTGCTCAACATGCTATCTGGAG GAGCTTGGGTTATGGAAATGACACGCAAAAGAAACCATCTCAAacaaaacttgttgttgtgcaaGCAACAGCTGGAACATTTGCTGGAGCTTGCTCATCGATTATCACTACACCAATAGATACCATCAAGACACGGCTTCAG GTTATGGACAACTACGGGAGTGGAAGGCCATCTGTCGTGAAAACTACCAGGCTGCTGCTACGAGAAGATGGCTGGAGAGGTTTATATAGAGGGTTTGGACCGAGGTTTCTTAACATGTCCCTTTGGGGTACATCAATGATTGTCACATACGAGCTAATAA AGAGGCTTTCTGTGAAGCCTGAACAATGA
- the LOC127327090 gene encoding polygalacturonase At1g48100-like, with amino-acid sequence MRPPASAVYRHSLPPWRRAVAISMVFLVLSFLPIANARTLLRYHRKHRRHHHGHHSHISQPPSALPPYVVDGDSPVKPPDLSPGFRDAPPPRSRNTRPCSLSHPPSKPPAFSPVGAPRSPTLAKPPSHSHAKPPSIYLTKPPALPPAEQPTLPHVNPARIPPAKPPIPSPAQSPAKSTPQHNAIPPAASNGLAFSAANPPAFSPAQSPPRPSAKPPIHYPVQSPTAPHHAIPPAAAKPPPFAPYQHPALSPPAQPPAIKSPTPPFAPTKPPTLSPPAQPPTIKLPTPPFAPTKPPTLSPVQPPPLPLPKPPAVPPAMREAKPPSALPPSAPASCRNVFDVRAFGASGNGSSADDTRAFRAAWKEACSAESATLLVPSDGVFTVTSTVFTGPCKPGLTFQIDGVLMPPDGPASWPEADSRRQWITFYKTDGMTLTGGGTIEGNGEEWWNLPCKPHRGPNGSTLPGPCDSPALIRFFVSNNVSVQGLRIENSPQFHLKFDNCDQVRVDGLFISSPAFSPNTDGIHVENTKSVQIHNSRINNGDDCISIGAGCSAVHIENVTCAHGHGISIGSLGVRNTRACVSNVTVRNTRIVDSDNGLRIKTWQGGAGSVSAVEFAGVRMENVRTCIVIDQYYCLGNGCANQTSAVRVAGITYQDIRGTYKQQPHGGGGPIRFACSDTVACTDITMTDVELRPAAGGSSSEATLARPYCWNAYGAVATLTVPPVNCLQEGRPESLQDQLDTCSLAEHHMGTPVS; translated from the exons ATGCGGCCACCGGCAAGCGCGGTCTACCGGCATTCACTTCCACCGTGGCGCCGCGCGGTGGCCATATCGATGGTGTTCCTCGTGTTGTCCTTCCTCCCCATTGCTAACGCAAGGACACTGCTGCGCTACCACCGGAAGCACCGGAGACACCACCACGGACACCACAGCCACATCTCTCAGCCCCCATCGGCGCTTCCTCCCTACGTCGTCGATGGCGATTCTCCGGTGAAACCACCGGATCTTTCTCCGGGGTTCCGCGACGCCCCTCCGCCGCGCTCTCGAAACACCAGGCCGTGCTCGCTGTCACACCCTCCTTCCAAACCACCGGCCTTCTCACCTGTGGGCGCGCCAAGGTCGCCCACTCTAGCCAAGCCACCGTCACATTCTCATGCCAAGCCACCGTCGATTTATCTCACTAAGCCGCCGGCGCTCCCGCCGGCCGAGCAACCCACGCTTCCACACGTCAATCCAGCGCGCATTCCCCCGGCCAAGCCACCGATACCATCGCCGGCGCAGTCTCCTGCCAAATCGACGCCACAACACAACGCGATTCCTCCAGCGGCCTCAAATGGCCTGGCATTTTCTGCTGCCAATCCACCAGCATTCTCGCCGGCGCAGTCACCGCCACGCCCCTctgcaaagccgccgatacaCTATCCAGTACAGTCACCAACGGCACCACACCATGCGATCCCTCCCGCGGCAGCAAAGCCCCCACCATTTGCTCCGTACCAGCATCCAGCACTATCGCCGCCGGCGCAGCCACCCGCCATTAAGTCACCAACACCACCGTTTGCTCCTACCAAGCCTCCAACACTATCGCCGCCGGCGCAGCCACCCACCATTAAGTTGCCAACACCACCGTTTGCTCCTACCAAGCCTCCAACACTATCGCCAGTGCAGCCGCCGCCACTGCCATTGCCAAAGCCACCGGCAGTACCTCCAGCCATGAGAGAGGCAAAGCCTCCCTCAGCGCTCCCGCCGTCAGCGCCAGCTTCCTGCAGGAACGTATTCGACGTGAGGGCGTTCGGCGCGTCAGGCAACGGCTCGTCCGCCGACGACACCCGCGCCTTCCGTGCGGCGTGGAAGGAGGCGTGCTCTGCCGAGTCCGCCACGCTGCTCGTGCCGTCGGACGGCGTGTTCACGGTCACCTCCACCGTGTTCACGGGGCCGTGCAAGCCCGGGCTCACCTTCCAA ATTGACGGCGTGCTGATGCCACCGGACGGGCCAGCGAGCTGGCCGGAGGCGGATAGCCGGCGCCAATGGATAACCTTCTATAAGACCGATGGCATGACGCTCACGGGAGGAGGAACCATTGAGGGCAACGGGGAGGAGTGGTGGAATCTTCCGTGCAAACCTCATAGG ggCCCGAACGGATCAACCCTACCCGGACCATGTGACAGCCCTGCA CTCATACGGTTcttcgtcagcaacaacgtgagtGTCCAGGGTCTAAGGATCGAGAACAGCCCGCAGTTCCACCTCAAGTTCGACAACTGCGACCAGGTGCGCGTGGACGGTCTCTTCATCAGCTCGCCGGCGTTCAGCCCCAACACCGACGGCATCCACGTCGAGAACACCAAGTCCGTCCAGATACACAACTCCAGGATAAACAACG GCGACGACTGCATCTCCATTGGAGCCGGCTGCTCCGCCGTCCACATAGAGAACGTGACATGCGCTCACGGGCATGGCATCAG CATCGGGAGCCTGGGCGTGCGCAACACGCGGGCGTGCGTCTCCAACGTGACGGTCAGAAACACACGGATCGTCGACTCCGACAACGGCCTCCGCATCAAGACGTGGCAGGGCGGCGCCGGCTCGGTGTCGGCGGTCGAGTTCGCCGGCGTCCGGATGGAGAACGTCAGGACCTGCATCGTCATCGACCAGTACTACTGCCTCGGAAACGGCTGCGCCAACCAGACCTCCGCCGTGCGCGTCGCCGGCATCACGTACCAGGACATCCGCGGCACCTACAAACAGCAgccgcacggcggtggcgggCCCATCCGCTTCGCGTGCAGCGACACTGTCGCCTGCACGGACATCACCATGACCGACGTGGAGCTGCGGCCAGCcgccggcggcagcagcagcgagGCGACGCTGGCTCGCCCGTACTGCTGGAACGCGTACGGGGCGGTGGCCACGCTCACGGTGCCGCCAGTTAACTGCTTGCAAGAAGGCAGGCCTGAGTCCCTGCAAGATCAGCTCGACACTTGCTCTCTCGCTGAGCATCACATGGGAACACCTGTTTcataa